The stretch of DNA CGGCACACGGACTTCCTTCCTTTATAGATTTGCGACGCTTCCCCCCCAAACAACCAAATAGGGAGAATATACACGCCGATCGAAATTATCAGTCAAAgtcaattcaaaaaacattGGCCAACGTCTTTGTATAAGTAGATATACGTCGTCAAAGTCAGCAGGATGCTGGCCCTGAGGTATCGACGCTGCTGGATAGTCTTCAAAAGATTGAAGACGTTAACTCGCTAACTTGAAGTCTAGAAAGGAGGAGGGACCGAATTTCCGAATAGATAATTGACGTCAAATgattgaaagaaacaagactCCTcctcgataaaaaaaaagaaataaataaaaaaaagctattcCCGTAGTGCGTGTTTTCTGTTGTGTGGCCTCCACCTGAGTCGACGAATTTATACGAAGCGGAGGCGAAATGAGAAGGAGGTGTGCGCGTGGCGGAGTATTATAgaacctctctctctctctccctcttcttttttactgtAAGGGCATCATCCCCAAAGTTACTCGGTGCGTGTTACGAGAAACACACAgagacgaacgaaaaaaagagagagagagagagagaaacacgacgaaatagaaaaagcaGAGAACGAGCGCCCACCGACTTTAGTCTCTTGCGGTTGGTTGTCGGTTGCGGACCTCTCTCTCCCCACTTTTCGTCTCAGATATAACACAACAACAGCTAACGAATTTCCTCATCATTCTTACTGagacttgtaaaaaaaaaacaaagttggaCTAGTTGAAACTTTTTGATCCAGCGTCgacctctcttcccattcttACTTCCAGTCGGTGGGGGGTGAACACTGAACAACCCTCTCTCCATATCGCCACTCGggattattttcattcaaaaagacACAAGGAAATTGACCAAACAAACGAGGGAGCAACCGAATACAAACCACCCcccaaacaaataatcaagGTAAAGACTAtgaaccaatttttttgtttttttactttttccttgcgtaaattttcttttttcttttttcttttgagataagtaaaaataaaaggttagGAAGGGTTAGAGTAGAGATGGGTATGAGGGTGGGGAGTCATTCGCGCACGCCCTTCTTTTTAGCTTGTGATGAAAattagcttttttcttttttctttgcttctttttttactttatttttgaattttgaattttgattagaaCCCTGTTATTGCATAGGTTTTTATGTTGGGAATAACCGTATGTCGATTCAAATCTTTGCAAGTCAACACAAGCATTCTTGCTCTGAATTTGGTATAGagtattcatttttcatttggagAATGCGAGAATGCGTCCACAAAAAGACCGTTTATCTATTTACAGTAAGCGTTTCGTTTATTTGTCTGGGTCACGAATACCGTGCTCTCCTTTTCCGGGTGGAAGAGCAATGTGCCTAGCTGAAAGCAATCCATCTGTTTTTCGTATATTCCATCCCTATTTTCGTTTCATCTATTACGTATATATTAAGTTGTCTCTATATTTATGCCTGCCCTCTTTCCCCCAGAAAAACGaccaaggaaaagaagaagctaaaagtttttcttggaaattaCAAATTAGTCGGTCAGAACAATTTTTCTTGGGGATTTTTCAGAAGTAGTTTGattcgtaaaaaaagaaaaaaaaaagaaacgacattATTGTCATGGTCAACGCAACAGTAGTCGGTATCGCTAATGGACAATTGGTTATGCCTGGCTAGACCGTAACGTCGAAGAGAACAATTAAAAGAGAATAGGGTCGACGATAAGCGCAGACGCAAaagtcgacgacgacaatAGCCAGAACAAAAAGTGAACAAGTCTCAACGTGTTATCCCTGTTATAACGGCTTTATTATAGGTTATCTCTTGCAACTTAATATTTTCTGGTTCTAGTCGCTCTTCGATGACCACTGTCCTAATGGTCGACATTTTCCCCTCGGTTTCCCCTTCAAGGCTTCAAAATGTCGGGCCTCATACTTACTTAACTTGTTTCTTCTCCTAGTCAATACGAATTGATACCGCGACATCAAAGTCGAAACGCACGATTGTGGGCTTTCGATGCTGCACCTGGATGCCCTTATAAGCCCGTTTGTTGTTATAACAGAATTTCTCCAGCAACGGCCAAcgtataaaaacaacaacaacccaaaaacccAAGCACGCCATTCCCGTTATGTGTGCGTCGTATCAAGATCTAGGCACTGCAGCAGTGTATAGCTATAGCTATACTGTTGTATTGTGTAGACAATTTTGTACACTTTATATAGTATAGCTTacagtttcaaatttcattcgtTTGCAACTCTCTCCActgaaagagagaagaaccCCCCAAAACGATCTTCCCATACCAGCCGGAGAATTTTGGCATCTTACCCAAGGTAGCGTGATGCAAAAGCATGACTCACTTTGCTGCTTTCAGtctacaaggaaaaaaaaagagccaattttttttcacctctctctctttctctcgtggTGACACCCAACAGACCTTCAACCGTATatggtatgttttttttttagcaaagCTGTGGCTGGCCAGGCTGGCCTGGAATGGGTATATCGCTTCTTCGAACAACCGCTGGCGTGCTGGATCTAGCTATCCGCGTGTACTGTGTAACGAACAAAACGTGTAGTAAAGAGATCACTCAGAACCGCCCTATTCGAATTTGTATTTATAAGCCAGCGTGAATAATGCCAGAacaagtaagaaaaaagaggacaacaacaaaaggctGTTTTGCCTGTTATATTATAATTTGGTCACGAGGTTGATGGTTGTGTTTTGGCAACGCCTTTTGATTCCTTGGAAAATCCTGCCGGCCTCTTCTTTGCATGACGTTTCGTGGGTGTCGCTCATTTATTCTGGCCAAGTTCGAAAGTCTCGTCATCGACGTCTCGTTTATCATTCGCTAGATATTTTAGATTTCGTCGCTACAAACTCTCTCTCGTTTCAGAACGTTTGAAaactgattttctttcttgtcttaaATTGcacgtttccttttttctgttcgCTCTTTTCAGGTCGGTGCTGCACAACTCAATCGGACAATGGCGCTCGTCGACAATTTCCCTGGAAACCATCAGCACGGAAGTTCCCGACTCATGATGATccaggtaaaaatttaaatttttaaaataaggaaCCCTCTTGCGAATTCTTATAGTAGTTATTGCGAGAATAGAATTTCAGTTAGATTGCATTTCATATAGCTAGGTCATTTCAAAAGTTGCCAACAGACAGTTTTTACTTTCCAGTTTCGGCAATAATTCTGTTGGGTTGGATCATGAAACCTACTGCGCGAGGCAACCGCGCCACACGCAGAGATGGTCACACGCTCTTTATGGCAAAAAACGGGTCCAAGGGAAAGTGAGGGTGACAACAACTTTCAGTCGTTCATGGCAAGATGCTGGAAAAGcgtgaaaaaaatgagttcATTCTCTTCAGCTCGTTCAATGATACGAGCTACAACAGAGTAGTTATTAATATTTATGTCTTGTAGAATTACTCTGAAACGACAAGTAGCGCAGGACGGGATAGTCAATTGAAAAGACTCGTACAATTATATGCATATATGTATTTCATTCCGAATTCCGACTAAATTCCAGAATTCCTTATTTTCCGGTTAGTGCAATCGAACCTTTCAGTTctggaaaaacacacacaaatgtcAGCgcaggaaacaaaacaaattattctttGTCCATCACGTACCATGTGTAAAGGATATTCACTTGGAGGAACTCGAAGTTggcaaattgttttcttatattaGTCGATCTGCATATGCACAGTACATTcagaaaaggaggaaacggaaaacgaaaaaaaaacagagaggAAGGAGTTTTTGGTCCCGCAGTTGGAGAcgataagagaaaaattgtGGAAGCGGAACAAAGTGTGGTTGTTGCTCAAAGTCAAGTAGAAATGTTGTTGGCACAAGTATATATggataaaagagaagaagaaaactggtTTTAGCCGGCGATGGCTATTCCCGAGTCGTCGGCCGCGTTTATTGCGCCATTGCCACCGAGAGAGGAATAGAACGAGACACAGAGAAGAGCCGAACCAGGCatgacagaaaaaaacatggccGTCGGACGCCACCGGGCTCCCGCCAACATCCGTTCCGAGTTAGTGGTCATCGGTGCGCTGTTTACCACCGATTCACATCACCGCCTACCGttgcgtattttttttcttttattatttttcatttctttatcttggaaaaagaaaattgtcttGATTGAGATATTTCTTCCTCCAATTGCATCCGCCAAAGACGCGGAGTAAATTAAATCTCgtaaaaatattgaacaaaAGAGGATAACACAGAAGGTTTTACTCTTTGAAATTtaagttttgtttgttacttTCTCAGCATTTGTATAGTCCCTATGCCAACATGGTATTGCCGAAAGGTGTGATGGCTATCGCTGAGTGACCGTGACGCCAGTCTGTATTTGCGCGATCCATTTAGTTGACTGCATGACTGCAGTTGGGCCATCGACCCATGCTGGAAGTGGTGTAAAATATACGTACGTAGGATGCAAGGGCCATACTGTAGATtccaaggagagagagagagagacgtggAGGAAAAGAACCAGAAGCTCTCACCGCAAATACAACATTTGTCTccttggaaatttttcttttccaacacgCCCCCCCTGTAACATACGTTCAGTCCACCACAAGAGTCCTTCGAATTGGATTCTGCGGGAAATGCGCAACAGAAAGATAATTACTTTAAAGAGTTGGacggagaaacaaaagaaataccaTCAGTTCCCTTTAATTTGCGAGTTTCCTTGTGTTCACGAACGTAAAGTAGAATAAGCAAACATGCCATAATTTTAAACCATAATTTATCTCAAACTAGATGTCTGAAACTGAacaatttttatgtattctCGAGGCAAAACGagccaaaagaaatgaaagaagacaaaaaaaaaacaatcgatttTTCACGAGCGGTAGACCGAAAAGAGCCAACCAAATAAAACACCAAAGAAACAGAATgacgttaaaataaaatagaagaaaacagATCGCATGTTTTGACTAGCTGTGTACAAAAAACACGACGCCAACACCTGGCGCACAAGATATACAAGTGCAATCAGAGTGGAAACAAAAGCGGAGTGGGCAAGAAAGCGTTAGGACACACACTCTATAGGCATTCTATATCGACCGGAAGTGTTCACAGCAGTGAGGACGACAAAAGTCGAGTTTAtcatagaagaaaaattcattcttGAGAGAGAACGTAAATAGTCATGGTCTACCACTTTTATCCCGTCACATTCTCCGACAGTCATTAAGAGGCATACACACACGAAGGAATAAATTATTAGACAAACATGGGAAGTATAAGCGCTAAAGGTAACACCTTTCCCAATATGCTATATAAGTATATAGGTCAAATCTCTAAATTCAAAGCGAAACtgtttgtaataataatctaaCTAGAAATCTAAGACATGCTATGTAACATGAGGAACGCCCATGGATTTCCATCGATTCGGTTCAGTCCGTCTCCGCATAGTTACAGAGATTTGACATCACGAAACAGCGGCGACCTTGATTACGTTGAGCTCAATGCCCCATCGATAATTGCGACGTCATTGCCAAACCGATTCTTGGGCCTTGATTATAATCCAGACCTTAGAAATTGATTTCACGCATTCTGCGCATATGCGGTGAAAGCAAGGCGGAATAAAGCTAATCGAGATTTCTAGCGGCCaaatagattttttcccccccggaatgatttataatattatcaataaaatatagaGCTCTAGTGGCATTCGTGTTTGGGACgcattaattttgtttttagaaattaTGGCACGTTGATGACAAAACAATGCGTGACTAAATCGTTTAGAAATCGCATTTTTACCCCCTTGTTTCGTGCGTGAAATGGTGCTGGCGTCTTCCATTCCATTCGATCTCGTTAAGGAGAGAAATTCCTTTGCTCTACGACTTTTTTGTCCATTCATTTTCTCGTTCCATGACATGTCGTTTGCATTGACCCAGACGGTCGTAACACGTCGACACGGGGGGGAGGTCAGCGTTCATTAAGACTATAAGCCAACCCCAAATGTCGTTGCGGAAGTAAATTTATATGCGGAATATAGTTGgcgaagtaaaaaaaaaaaaagaaaaacataaactGACAACGCGCATAGTTAGTGGAAAATTGGACTTGCTATTTCATTGTGAAGCTCTGGCGTTTTTTTACGACTTTTACGTTTTCCAACTATCTGGTGCGTGCAAGCAGAGCCAACTCGCCATTTCATAATAATGCGcgatggaaaagagaaaaaaaaaatcacgcaTCGCCGCTAATCATCCTAGCTGCAAAGTCATAACAGACTGCGATAATCTTTATTTTCtggttcactttttttttccgcacAATTCACTACGTGTATTCTcacgaacaaaataaaaaccaataaaaaaaaatatttcttcaatgaCCGTTACAAGCATCCgccatgtctttttttttcctcagaTGGTTCTAGAATCACGagaatagtaataataatacccaGAGCTTTCTATTGAATTGTATAGATCGGGCCGGctttgaacacacacacacacacaatcaagcAGTTGGTATCTCATACGCAATACCAATAAAAAGATCGTGTAGACGTCAGAACAGATCGATCAACAAAAGGGCACACCCTGTCGGTGCGCATGGGAGAACGAATGCACGAAACCGACCGAAAAGATACACGATGTAACGGCCGTCAGTGTGGGTCAGTCGCATACTCGGTTCCGTTCTGTTAAGGTCCTTATATAGATCTCATTTGAATTCaagaattatttctttctccaaataacaaataataaacccaTCGTTGCATCCTTTAAGCGTGACCTAATCTGATTTGGTAAGGTGGATTATTCAGTTTTTCCTAGCTGTGTGTATGACGCTGCTGGGAACCAAGCGCATGTGCTGGCGGTTTATTCTtcgttacatttttatttgtatttttttctctatatcATTTAGGCTCGTTTCCAGCAGCGCCAGCAGGAGGAAAAAGAGCACAAGCTGTTCGCCATGTTGGAAGAGCAGCACGACGCGGCCGCGGGAGATGGGGGCGGCGGTCTCGGCTTGATACCGGCCACTCGGACGCACAGCaatggcagcagcaacagtcaGCATAACAGTGCCAGCAGCACTGCCTCTCTGTCATCCTCTATGGGTTCTTCGCTCGCCTCCTCGCTAGGATCTACCGGCAGTGGAATGGCTGTACCAGGAGGTGGAAAGGTATCAGCATATAATCTTCTTCCCAATTGCCACTCTGTTGAGCTAAAACagcccaaaaaaaggaaaaaaaaaaaaaacgaagtcattttgaaatgaatgtGGAATTTCAGGTGCGGCAGATGTTCGAAGACCGACGCAATCAAATTAACGGCCGGCCGCCCGTCTATTCCAAGAATGCCGAGAACCGCAAAAACATACCTGTGACCACAAGGGGATGGGACAGATCGCATCCACTGGATCCTCTGCCTTCTAATAACTCGCATGACAGGAATCTCAAGGTTCCTACCGGTCatagccagcagcagcaacgcaGCCGGGCACGTGGTGTTAGTCTGGAGCGTGGAGCTCACGCTTTCGGCGATGGCCCTTCTGATAGCATCCGCCGGAGTAAGAGCCAATACCAAGTGGACGACGTCCCAGGTGGGATGATCCGCAGTCCTAATAAACGACCCACGCCGTCCGATGGCCAGCAGTTGCTGAACGTGTCGGCCACTTTGAAACCCAAGAGCATGACGTCTTTGTTGGACGACAATCAGAACAACGTCAACAACCATTCGACCAGCAACAAGACGATTCCGAGATTCGGATACAATCAGTCGCCCGTGCGAAACCCTTCCCAGCGCTACCAGCAGCAAAATTACCGGTAAATTTATAGCTTTTTTAGTCATTACGTGACCAAGTataatcaatcaattttgattATATTAACAGGGAAGATGTCGTGGATGGCGGAAATTCAGGAAGAACAGTTGGCCAGCATTATCGAGGTAGAAGCCAGACCAACGATGAATATCAAGCAGCTGATCGGACGGATGAATCCTCGAGGCAAGCCGCCAGTCTGGCAGCGGCCGCGGTGGCCGCTGCTGCCGAAACGACCCGTCGTCTAGAGCGCGAAAAAGCGCAGATTCAAGCGGAAGCCAAACGACGCGAAGAGGAGCTCATGAACACTatcagacaacaacaacaacaactccaacGACTTCAGCAAGCTGCTATGCTGGCTGAACAAAAAGCTAAAGTATGCCTAACATCAATCAACCTAAATAAAGCCATCGCATACCTTTTGTTCCTATTCTACTTCTATGGAGCGATGTCGATCGATGGAATGAGCTGTGGGGTTTCGTAAAAAAACCGACCCACATTATTCTATAGTCCATGCAATCCCGTTCGTGAAGGTCAGACGATCGGGTCGCAGTTGTTGATGGATAGTTACATTCATCATTCAGCCGAATTGAACACAACTTTGGGGGTTGCCATGACGACTTGGAGGGGGAAGTAAACAACACATGGTTACGTTCCCAAAGTTTTATATGTTGTCATAACAACATTCGATTGATCTATCACACTGTTCTATCTTGTCTGTTTCATTATTCAAACGCTTTCACTCAAAGGGTTTAGTCGGGATAAAACGAGAATGCGATCTAAagttgattttaataaattttgttttcttaaaaaaaatctaactttaactaaattttttaaaaatcattctaggcagcagcggcggcaacagcaacaaattcACGGCCAACAAGGACCTCTTACCGACCACCGGATGAGAGTGATGATTCGAAATCAAGCGTTTCGGATGACGCTGTCATTTCTCCGCCTAGTTCCAGAGGCTGGAATCCAACGTCCACTGCCAAAGTATACATTTTGAtataactttttctctttggtttATTTCGCtaaatcgttttcttttttttctttttttaattttgttgtagAAACCCACGGTAAATCGTACCCATGAAATGAGTCCCCCACCGTCAGCACCGAAACCGAAATTGGCACCGAAACCGGTGCTGGAATCACCGACGCCAACCAAGAGCACTACAACTACAATGCCTCGCAAATCGATTTTTGCGACCGGGCCGTCAGCCGGTGGTAAAGACGGCCTGGTATCGTGTTCACTGTGCGGCCGCAATTTCGCTTCGGACCGAATAGAAAAACACGAAGGCATTTGCGCCAAAACCAAGTCCAAGAAGCGCAAGGTCTTCGACATCACCAAGATGAGGGTCAAAGGCACAGAAGCCGAGAGCTTCGTCCTGGCTCCACCTGGTCGCAATAACCAACAAAATGCGCACACGACCAATAACAAGAAGCCAATTAGTGTTGGTCAGCACATtttgcaacagcaacagcaggcgACAAAAAGTGCTATTGCTCCGAGTGCCAAGGCATTGGTATGGATGCATTCGCGTTCTTAACAACTGAAGTgcaaattttgaatattattctATCTCTCAGGAGGATGGCAAGAAAGCCGATTGGCGCAAAAAGCACGAATCTTTCATCGAAGCTATACGAGCTGCCAAAGGTTTGTTATGAGAATGCTAAAATGCTAATGTAAATTATACCGAATACTTACGATATATGAATTTCCTCTTCAGCCATGCAGAAGCATCTCAAGGCAGGAGGGAAGGTGTCGGATCTGCCTCCTCCACCGCCGTCTGATACAagtaaaaacacacacataaactCTGTTCAAATATAATTCCAAAACCTGAATACTtggttttatttaataattccattttatgaaattaaattttaataaattttattttatttttaaataaattccaGGTGACTACATTACATGTCCGTATTGCCAGAGGTCagttaataaaaacaactttatAAATAttagtt from Daphnia pulex isolate KAP4 chromosome 4, ASM2113471v1 encodes:
- the LOC124191978 gene encoding uncharacterized protein LOC124191978, which codes for MALVDNFPGNHQHGSSRLMMIQARFQQRQQEEKEHKLFAMLEEQHDAAAGDGGGGLGLIPATRTHSNGSSNSQHNSASSTASLSSSMGSSLASSLGSTGSGMAVPGGGKVRQMFEDRRNQINGRPPVYSKNAENRKNIPVTTRGWDRSHPLDPLPSNNSHDRNLKVPTGHSQQQQRSRARGVSLERGAHAFGDGPSDSIRRSKSQYQVDDVPGGMIRSPNKRPTPSDGQQLLNVSATLKPKSMTSLLDDNQNNVNNHSTSNKTIPRFGYNQSPVRNPSQRYQQQNYREDVVDGGNSGRTVGQHYRGRSQTNDEYQAADRTDESSRQAASLAAAAVAAAAETTRRLEREKAQIQAEAKRREEELMNTIRQQQQQLQRLQQAAMLAEQKAKAAAAATATNSRPTRTSYRPPDESDDSKSSVSDDAVISPPSSRGWNPTSTAKKPTVNRTHEMSPPPSAPKPKLAPKPVLESPTPTKSTTTTMPRKSIFATGPSAGGKDGLVSCSLCGRNFASDRIEKHEGICAKTKSKKRKVFDITKMRVKGTEAESFVLAPPGRNNQQNAHTTNNKKPISVGQHILQQQQQATKSAIAPSAKALEDGKKADWRKKHESFIEAIRAAKAMQKHLKAGGKVSDLPPPPPSDTSDYITCPYCQRRFAPGAADRHIPKCSTILSNKKTVRK